Proteins encoded by one window of Porphyromonas vaginalis:
- a CDS encoding endonuclease MutS2, whose product MTSLSSSDTMPSDITYPSDYLDKVGYYDLLDLIASECHSSMGREMVGALTASTSPDAIRHRLERVREMRHLLSVTMELPTRRVADLRVTLGTLRAEGSYLTEEELAQVAQAIVSYEAWSRLLTKVQDNGTGDVSPLYPSLSRLVVGSEGLKEIAQTILRKLDPHGRLVDNASPRLAELRLALQREERAIAKLMRGLLTVAQAAGYVEEDAQATMRSGRPVLPVTAMHKRQIPGIVHDESATGKTLYIEPLEVVEANNRIRELESEEHREVIEILRQLTAPIRERRETLSQLYLSMGRIDAVCAIARFADEMHCSIPEVRNKPTIQWYQAVNPILQHTLSQEGKSVVPQDILLRYPNERILVISGPNAGGKSVCLKTVGLLQYMLQSGIPIPVHPDSVAGVFKHLAIEIGDNQSMEDDLSTYSSHLKHMRAMSATCGANSLLLIDEFGAGTEPELGGAIAEGLLALFNEQRAWGVITTHYRNLKEYATTHKGIVNGAMLYDQKEMKPLYELSIGQPGSSFALEIARQQGLPRKVLEYATELVGQEVIQSERYVQDIVRDKQYWQRKRTEIEHREQKLERLLADYEARLSKLKEQRQDLLTQAQQEAADLLNQSRAQIERTIREIKESQAERQQTKEARQALSAYGEQLAQAETVEQSGSVERELERLKRRKERKERKRKQGGAPERDAQSSSPVKLSVPKPPKEGDEVRVTTMNVVGVLSELSANSATVVVNGRIRITCKPNEIVRLGSERKEEQAQATAQPARTTNVVEHLHERRLDFSDRLDVRGMRAAEAIQAVQYFLDDAISLGFNRVEILHGTGTGALRVSIRELLDHYPGVSHYHDEDVRFGGAGITIVHLQG is encoded by the coding sequence ATGACCTCTTTAAGCTCTTCTGATACGATGCCTAGCGACATAACCTATCCCTCGGACTATCTAGACAAAGTAGGATACTACGACCTACTGGATTTGATTGCCTCGGAGTGTCACAGCTCTATGGGGCGGGAGATGGTGGGTGCACTGACTGCCTCGACGAGTCCAGACGCTATCCGCCACCGCCTGGAGCGTGTGCGGGAGATGAGACACTTGCTGAGCGTCACGATGGAGCTACCCACACGACGTGTCGCTGACCTGCGGGTTACGCTCGGCACGCTACGTGCTGAGGGTAGCTACTTGACGGAGGAGGAGCTGGCGCAGGTAGCTCAGGCGATCGTGAGCTATGAGGCATGGTCGAGGCTCCTGACGAAAGTGCAGGACAATGGGACGGGCGACGTCTCACCGCTCTATCCCAGTCTGTCTCGCCTTGTGGTGGGCAGTGAAGGTCTGAAGGAGATAGCGCAAACGATCTTGCGCAAGCTGGACCCGCATGGACGACTGGTGGACAACGCTTCGCCACGTCTTGCTGAGCTACGCCTAGCCCTACAGCGTGAGGAGCGTGCCATAGCTAAGCTGATGCGAGGCCTGCTCACGGTAGCTCAGGCGGCTGGCTATGTCGAGGAGGATGCACAGGCGACGATGCGCTCGGGGCGTCCCGTCTTGCCGGTGACCGCTATGCACAAGCGTCAGATACCAGGTATCGTGCACGATGAGAGTGCTACGGGCAAGACATTATATATAGAGCCCCTCGAGGTGGTCGAGGCAAACAACCGCATCCGTGAACTGGAGAGCGAGGAGCATCGTGAGGTGATCGAGATCTTGCGTCAGCTTACGGCACCTATTCGGGAGCGTCGTGAGACGTTGTCCCAGCTTTACCTCTCTATGGGGCGCATCGATGCGGTCTGTGCGATAGCACGCTTTGCTGATGAGATGCATTGCTCTATCCCTGAGGTGCGCAACAAGCCAACCATTCAGTGGTACCAGGCGGTCAACCCGATACTCCAGCACACCCTTAGCCAAGAGGGTAAGAGCGTCGTGCCACAAGACATCTTACTACGCTATCCCAACGAACGTATCCTCGTCATCTCGGGGCCTAATGCCGGCGGTAAGTCGGTCTGTCTCAAGACGGTCGGACTCCTTCAGTATATGCTACAGAGTGGCATCCCGATTCCTGTGCACCCCGACTCGGTGGCGGGCGTCTTCAAGCATCTAGCGATAGAGATCGGCGACAACCAGTCTATGGAGGACGATCTGAGTACCTACTCCTCGCATTTGAAGCACATGCGGGCTATGTCGGCCACTTGTGGAGCGAATAGTTTGCTCTTAATCGATGAGTTTGGAGCAGGCACGGAGCCGGAGCTGGGTGGAGCTATAGCGGAGGGACTTTTGGCACTCTTTAATGAGCAGCGGGCGTGGGGCGTCATCACGACGCACTACCGCAACCTCAAGGAGTATGCGACCACGCACAAGGGCATCGTCAATGGTGCCATGCTCTATGATCAGAAGGAGATGAAGCCGCTCTACGAACTCTCCATTGGTCAGCCGGGAAGCTCCTTTGCCCTTGAGATAGCACGTCAGCAAGGGCTGCCGCGCAAGGTGCTCGAGTACGCCACCGAGCTGGTCGGCCAGGAGGTGATCCAGAGCGAGCGTTACGTGCAGGACATCGTACGTGATAAGCAGTACTGGCAGCGCAAGCGCACCGAGATAGAGCATCGAGAGCAGAAGCTCGAGCGTCTGCTCGCAGACTACGAGGCACGTCTGTCGAAGCTCAAGGAGCAGCGGCAGGACCTCCTAACGCAGGCACAGCAAGAGGCGGCCGACCTACTGAACCAGAGCCGTGCTCAGATCGAGCGCACGATCCGTGAGATCAAGGAGAGCCAAGCGGAGCGGCAGCAGACGAAGGAGGCTCGCCAAGCACTCAGTGCCTATGGTGAGCAGTTGGCGCAGGCTGAGACGGTAGAGCAGTCGGGCAGTGTGGAGCGTGAGCTGGAGCGGCTCAAGCGTCGCAAGGAGCGTAAGGAACGCAAGCGCAAGCAGGGCGGTGCTCCAGAGCGTGATGCGCAAAGTTCCTCGCCTGTCAAGCTCTCTGTGCCAAAGCCTCCCAAGGAGGGGGACGAGGTGCGGGTCACGACGATGAATGTGGTGGGCGTCCTCTCTGAGCTCTCGGCCAATAGTGCTACGGTGGTGGTCAATGGACGCATACGTATCACCTGCAAGCCTAATGAGATCGTACGGCTCGGCAGTGAGCGTAAGGAGGAGCAGGCGCAGGCCACTGCGCAACCAGCTCGTACGACCAATGTGGTGGAGCATCTGCATGAGCGTCGGCTGGACTTCTCTGACCGACTCGACGTGAGGGGTATGCGTGCCGCTGAGGCGATCCAAGCGGTTCAATACTTCCTCGACGATGCGATCAGTCTAGGCTTCAACCGTGTGGAGATACTGCACGGCACGGGGACGGGTGCGCTACGGGTCTCTATCCGCGAACTGCTCGACCATTACCCCGGGGTGAGCCACTACCATGATGAAGATGTGCGGTTTGGCGGTGCAGGCATTACAATCGTTCATCTGCAGGGGTAG
- a CDS encoding transporter yields MMKMCGLAVQALQSFICRGRGLLYLALLLLLPLAGWAQSDSLVTGELPLEWLVESLPSDELAELEEDDLLELFPQEPERQKTKELLDLNRVTQQELQERFPFLTSYQIYQLRRYRDERGGELQSVYDLKWVTGWDRETITRVAPYVTVRPFAGEPYAKPSTPVTGEAYVAMSYPKASEAVSDAWYDPLKLRSAISLRQKGQWQVAAQYQRYPQELAKDGTWRYFAMYEPRLAYLDKVVVGHFKVGWGAGLLAARSVWASASALPQLARPKSMLSPSLSALRERTLRGLASEGHWGAWHYSAFYSYSRLDGSIDERQGLIEAIRPNMRYDTPERRAQRAAIPMQTVGAQLAYTMPRALLSLQTLYADWMGYDLAFMPGYKALESDTPLQSHWLTSLAYQWQSPSRRFELQGELATERLEHLGFIQHLRYHTSRQRDLGVTLYYMSPRFASYYGRSESHYARLGNDMGLRLYGTTRLLKHSTLRAMLELYESLEPRYRKLERSRGLLTRLYLTTRYNSQLEQLWYGQLGRSNEEALRWRLSSTLRYSLEPLSLQLVGTIQQRRLEGQDEAQWGRSLTVVARYRTGVRRPLSIALSGHYYHADHVRVASYAYLPTTRYAFGLYSATGQGIATSLLLQWQLAPHWTLSGSVRYDRNLDDGVPRWRADSYLAYRF; encoded by the coding sequence ATGATGAAGATGTGCGGTTTGGCGGTGCAGGCATTACAATCGTTCATCTGCAGGGGTAGGGGGCTTCTCTATTTAGCTCTCTTGCTCCTCCTTCCGCTGGCGGGGTGGGCGCAGAGCGACTCGCTCGTGACGGGCGAGCTACCCCTCGAGTGGCTCGTCGAGAGCTTGCCGAGTGACGAACTTGCCGAACTAGAGGAGGACGACTTGCTAGAGCTATTTCCACAAGAGCCAGAGAGGCAAAAGACAAAGGAGCTGCTCGACCTGAACAGGGTCACCCAGCAGGAGTTGCAGGAGCGTTTCCCCTTTCTCACCAGTTACCAGATCTATCAGCTCAGACGCTACCGTGATGAGCGCGGAGGCGAGCTACAATCGGTCTATGACCTCAAGTGGGTCACGGGATGGGATCGTGAGACGATAACTCGTGTGGCACCTTATGTGACGGTGCGTCCTTTTGCTGGGGAGCCTTACGCAAAGCCCTCGACACCCGTCACGGGTGAGGCTTACGTGGCGATGAGTTACCCCAAAGCTTCCGAAGCCGTCTCTGATGCGTGGTACGATCCGCTCAAGCTGCGCTCCGCTATATCGCTCAGACAGAAGGGGCAGTGGCAGGTGGCAGCGCAGTATCAGAGATACCCACAGGAGCTAGCGAAAGATGGCACCTGGCGTTACTTCGCTATGTATGAGCCTCGCCTGGCTTATCTCGACAAGGTGGTAGTCGGACACTTTAAGGTGGGGTGGGGCGCTGGTCTCCTCGCCGCTCGCTCCGTCTGGGCGAGTGCTAGTGCGCTGCCACAGCTCGCTCGTCCTAAGTCGATGCTCTCGCCGTCGCTCAGTGCGTTGCGTGAGCGTACCTTGCGGGGTCTTGCGAGTGAGGGGCATTGGGGCGCATGGCATTACTCCGCTTTTTATTCTTACAGTCGGCTCGATGGCTCGATTGATGAGCGACAAGGCTTGATCGAGGCTATCAGACCCAATATGCGCTACGACACGCCTGAGCGACGAGCCCAGCGTGCAGCTATCCCGATGCAGACGGTGGGGGCACAGCTCGCTTACACGATGCCACGGGCTCTACTTTCGCTACAGACGCTTTACGCCGACTGGATGGGATATGACTTAGCTTTTATGCCTGGTTACAAAGCTCTGGAGAGTGACACCCCGCTGCAGTCGCATTGGCTCACATCGCTTGCCTACCAGTGGCAGAGCCCGTCGCGTCGCTTCGAGCTGCAGGGAGAGCTAGCTACTGAGCGGCTAGAGCATTTGGGCTTCATACAGCACCTGCGCTACCACACCTCTCGGCAGCGAGACCTCGGCGTGACACTATATTATATGTCTCCCCGCTTCGCCTCCTATTATGGTCGCAGCGAAAGCCACTACGCCCGTCTGGGCAACGACATGGGGCTACGTCTCTACGGCACCACGCGCCTGCTAAAGCACTCCACCCTGCGTGCTATGCTGGAGCTATACGAAAGCCTCGAGCCGCGCTACCGCAAGCTCGAGCGCAGTCGTGGACTCCTGACGCGTCTCTACCTCACCACCCGCTACAACAGTCAGCTCGAGCAACTCTGGTACGGGCAGCTAGGACGCTCCAATGAAGAGGCTCTACGCTGGCGACTCAGCAGTACGCTACGTTATAGTCTAGAGCCCCTCTCCCTGCAGCTTGTCGGCACCATCCAGCAGCGTCGCCTAGAGGGACAAGATGAAGCGCAGTGGGGTAGGTCGCTCACGGTTGTAGCGCGCTATCGTACGGGCGTACGCCGTCCTCTGAGCATCGCGCTTTCGGGTCATTACTACCATGCCGATCACGTACGGGTCGCGAGTTACGCTTACTTACCCACCACGCGCTACGCCTTCGGACTATACAGCGCCACGGGTCAAGGCATCGCCACCTCACTCCTCCTGCAGTGGCAGCTAGCACCGCACTGGACCCTCTCAGGCTCCGTGCGCTACGATCGTAACCTAGACGACGGCGTGCCCCGCTGGCGCGCCGACAGCTACCTCGCCTACCGCTTCTGA
- the nusB gene encoding transcription antitermination factor NusB produces MINRSIVRIRVFQQLYQSISSGRLDVALADQSLTTSLRHTYNLYYYLLDLIRALAAYQRELLEIRERRFLKSSDEVTPRRLSDMTLVKEIARCTEIQNPLDEMQRRWEQDEQLLRTLYSMVEEDPSYSALPEDVSTLSMQEQCNYWSNILKQLFRTSELNEHLAASSFYWADATAICERLEVEEMPPVEQVEATVERLKGSDDYRVIPFTNQPVVTIQDFALKTLRRGAKDGLELPSDLLPMFHSDRDRLYAHQLLSETLLHREEYDEMLTPRLDNWEQDRVALVDMILMEMAVAEALSCPDIALVVTINEYIELAKVYDNAKSASFINAVLDRLFNDLKREGKLMK; encoded by the coding sequence ATGATCAATCGGTCTATCGTACGCATCCGCGTCTTCCAGCAACTTTACCAGTCTATCTCTAGCGGTCGTCTAGATGTGGCACTTGCGGACCAGTCGCTTACGACCTCCCTACGTCACACCTACAACCTCTACTACTACTTATTAGATCTGATACGTGCGCTCGCAGCCTATCAGAGGGAGCTACTAGAGATACGTGAGCGACGCTTCCTCAAGTCGTCGGACGAGGTGACTCCTCGCAGGCTCTCCGATATGACCCTCGTCAAGGAGATCGCGCGCTGTACGGAGATACAGAATCCGCTCGATGAGATGCAGAGGCGCTGGGAGCAGGACGAGCAGTTGCTCCGCACGCTCTACAGCATGGTCGAGGAAGACCCCTCGTACAGTGCTCTGCCTGAAGATGTCTCTACGCTCTCTATGCAGGAGCAGTGTAACTACTGGAGCAATATCCTCAAGCAACTCTTCCGTACGTCGGAGCTCAATGAGCATCTTGCGGCAAGCTCCTTCTACTGGGCTGATGCGACCGCTATCTGCGAGCGTCTAGAGGTCGAGGAGATGCCTCCTGTAGAGCAGGTGGAGGCGACGGTAGAGCGTCTCAAGGGGTCGGACGATTATCGTGTCATCCCCTTTACCAATCAGCCTGTGGTGACGATACAGGACTTTGCGCTGAAGACTTTGCGCCGTGGTGCTAAGGATGGCTTGGAGCTACCGAGCGACTTGCTCCCCATGTTTCACAGTGATCGGGATCGCCTATACGCACATCAGCTGCTCTCGGAGACGCTCTTACATCGTGAGGAGTATGATGAGATGCTGACGCCACGACTAGATAACTGGGAGCAGGATCGTGTCGCTCTGGTTGATATGATCCTGATGGAGATGGCTGTGGCGGAGGCGCTCAGCTGCCCTGACATAGCGCTCGTCGTGACGATCAATGAGTACATCGAGCTGGCCAAGGTGTATGACAACGCTAAGAGTGCCTCCTTTATCAATGCTGTGCTAGACAGACTCTTTAATGACTTGAAGCGTGAGGGCAAGCTCATGAAGTAA
- a CDS encoding LptF/LptG family permease: MQVRGMRLRPKIMHIFMVRSFLPLLLMTLLICWFVVLMQFLWQHVDDLVGKGMDVGVLLEVIFYAGLYVLPTAVPLGVLLASLMTFGNLGERLELLAMKSAGVPLSKIMKPLVILVTCIALGLFVYLDRGVQKASVRVYQILFSVRYARPELEIPKGIFFNGIDGYSIYVADKDPASSTLYNVMIYDLSEQRTPRIILADTGRLLMDESKLYLIMSLRSGESFEQLSSQTTLIPGSQASDERPASYIKEHFTEKVIFIPFDANFEMMGDDYLKSQFVGKNLRELIVYSDSTRMATDSVGRQVGSNVLFEIHTKLPPPVSTEMGSTMPGANLQAAAWLKQDQLSHRPFAPVTARRLSHDELLGAETSHASPPPYTIDTLMDRASDQEKLLGYKQALEWLESLSSSVQIADTYYDDAASDYRVNAQEMHRKFTFPVACLLFFFVGAPLGAIVRKGGVGTPMVLAVLIFIIYYVIDTFGLKMINSGQIPVWAGMWLSSAVILPLGAFLTYKASRDSATLNADAYVVLFRRIFHPNYSRQLEYKEIIMQPATSEEVLREIGQLQSQMDALLHKTYAQSRGLRLDRLPDFAKAYQQLYQQLEETVETLHNYPDKYIFAQLLSLPMLGKTFANPLWQNRLCVWICIPLLPVSLLVMLYLAIALWRNKRQLHQMPPILNHIVKQIESQTA; this comes from the coding sequence ATGCAAGTAAGAGGTATGCGTCTGCGGCCGAAGATCATGCACATCTTTATGGTGAGGTCCTTCTTGCCTCTCCTATTGATGACCCTGCTGATCTGCTGGTTTGTCGTCTTGATGCAGTTCCTCTGGCAACATGTCGACGACTTGGTCGGCAAGGGAATGGATGTGGGGGTGCTGCTGGAGGTGATCTTCTACGCTGGGCTCTACGTCTTGCCTACGGCTGTGCCGCTGGGCGTCTTGCTGGCATCGTTGATGACCTTCGGTAATCTCGGTGAGCGACTGGAGCTGCTGGCCATGAAGTCGGCAGGCGTGCCGCTGAGCAAGATCATGAAGCCCCTGGTAATCCTCGTGACTTGTATAGCTTTGGGACTATTCGTCTACCTAGACAGGGGCGTACAGAAGGCAAGCGTGCGAGTATATCAGATACTCTTCTCGGTGCGCTATGCACGTCCTGAGCTGGAGATACCGAAGGGTATCTTCTTCAACGGCATCGATGGCTACAGTATCTATGTAGCGGACAAAGACCCAGCGTCCAGTACCCTCTACAATGTGATGATCTACGACCTCTCAGAGCAACGCACGCCCCGTATCATACTAGCCGATACGGGTCGCTTGCTGATGGACGAGAGTAAGCTTTATCTCATTATGTCGCTCAGGAGTGGTGAGAGCTTTGAGCAGCTCAGCAGTCAGACGACATTGATCCCAGGCAGTCAAGCGTCAGATGAGCGACCCGCTTCCTATATTAAGGAGCACTTTACGGAGAAGGTGATCTTCATCCCCTTTGATGCCAACTTTGAGATGATGGGCGATGACTACCTCAAGTCTCAGTTCGTCGGTAAGAACCTCCGAGAGCTGATTGTCTACAGCGATAGCACCCGCATGGCGACAGACAGCGTGGGGCGTCAGGTGGGGAGCAACGTGCTCTTTGAGATACATACCAAGCTTCCTCCGCCTGTCTCTACGGAGATGGGCTCGACAATGCCTGGTGCTAACCTACAGGCTGCTGCGTGGTTAAAGCAGGATCAACTCTCGCATCGTCCCTTTGCGCCAGTTACGGCTCGTCGGTTGAGCCATGATGAGCTGCTAGGGGCTGAGACTAGTCACGCCTCGCCGCCACCCTATACGATAGATACACTGATGGATAGAGCCTCCGATCAGGAGAAGTTGCTAGGCTACAAGCAGGCTCTAGAGTGGCTCGAGAGCCTCTCCTCGTCGGTGCAGATTGCCGACACTTACTATGACGATGCCGCCTCGGACTACCGCGTCAATGCGCAGGAGATGCACCGCAAGTTCACCTTCCCTGTGGCTTGTCTGCTCTTTTTCTTCGTTGGTGCTCCGCTGGGAGCTATCGTACGTAAGGGAGGCGTGGGTACGCCGATGGTCTTGGCGGTGCTTATCTTCATTATCTACTACGTCATCGACACCTTTGGTCTGAAGATGATTAATAGCGGGCAGATCCCTGTCTGGGCGGGTATGTGGCTGTCGAGTGCCGTGATCCTACCGCTGGGAGCTTTCCTCACTTACAAGGCTTCGAGAGACTCAGCTACGCTCAATGCCGATGCCTACGTGGTCCTCTTCCGTCGCATCTTCCACCCGAACTACTCAAGACAACTGGAGTACAAGGAGATTATCATGCAGCCCGCCACCTCTGAGGAGGTGCTACGTGAGATAGGGCAGCTACAAAGTCAGATGGACGCACTGCTCCATAAGACTTATGCCCAGAGTAGGGGTCTGAGGCTGGATCGTCTGCCCGACTTTGCCAAAGCTTACCAGCAGCTCTACCAGCAGCTAGAGGAGACTGTCGAGACGCTGCACAACTATCCCGACAAGTATATCTTTGCACAGCTCCTGAGCCTACCTATGCTAGGCAAAACCTTTGCAAATCCTCTTTGGCAAAATAGGTTATGTGTCTGGATTTGCATACCTTTGTTACCAGTCTCTTTGTTGGTGATGCTATACCTAGCCATTGCTTTGTGGCGCAACAAGAGACAGCTACATCAGATGCCACCCATATTGAACCATATTGTCAAGCAGATCGAGTCACAGACAGCGTGA
- a CDS encoding bifunctional 3,4-dihydroxy-2-butanone-4-phosphate synthase/GTP cyclohydrolase II — MNQDFKLNSIEEAIEDFKAGKFVIVVDDEDRENEGDFITAAELITPEKVNFMMRYGRGVLCTPISEERAAQLELNMQVHENTSLHETPFTVTVDLIGHGCTTGVSMYDRAMTIKALADPNTKPTDLARPGHVNPLRARNRGVLRRAGHTEAAIDLARLAGLQPVGALIEIINEDGTMARLPQLVEIAKQWDMKIVSIEDLIAYRLKTDCIVEEGVRAKLPTEWGMFDIIPFRQKSNGLEHIALIKGDISANKPTLVRMHSSCATGDIFGSLRCECGEQLHKAMEIIEQEGAGVIVYLNQEGRGIGLMDKIKAYKLQDEGLDTVDANLHLGHKVDERDYGVGAQILRAIGVTEMRLMTNNPVKRVGLEAYGLKVVETVPLEIEPNQYNAHYLHTKKVRMGHDLHNVK, encoded by the coding sequence ATGAACCAAGACTTCAAACTAAACTCCATCGAGGAGGCTATCGAAGATTTCAAAGCGGGCAAGTTTGTCATCGTTGTCGATGACGAGGATCGTGAGAACGAAGGGGACTTCATCACGGCTGCCGAACTGATAACACCCGAGAAGGTCAACTTTATGATGCGCTACGGGCGTGGTGTACTCTGTACGCCTATCTCCGAGGAGCGTGCAGCCCAGCTCGAACTCAATATGCAGGTGCATGAGAATACATCGCTACACGAGACTCCCTTTACCGTTACGGTCGATCTCATCGGTCACGGCTGTACGACTGGAGTCTCGATGTATGATCGTGCCATGACGATCAAAGCTTTAGCAGATCCTAATACCAAGCCGACAGACCTAGCTCGCCCAGGTCATGTCAACCCGCTGCGGGCGCGCAATCGTGGCGTGTTGCGTCGTGCTGGTCATACGGAGGCGGCTATCGACCTAGCGCGTCTCGCTGGTCTGCAGCCTGTCGGTGCGCTCATTGAGATCATTAATGAGGATGGCACCATGGCGCGTCTCCCTCAGCTCGTGGAGATTGCTAAGCAGTGGGATATGAAGATCGTCTCCATCGAGGATCTCATCGCTTACCGTCTCAAGACGGACTGCATCGTCGAGGAGGGTGTGAGAGCTAAGCTTCCGACCGAGTGGGGTATGTTTGACATCATACCATTCCGCCAGAAGAGCAACGGACTAGAGCACATTGCCCTCATCAAGGGTGATATCTCTGCCAATAAGCCTACGCTCGTTCGTATGCACAGCAGTTGCGCTACGGGAGACATCTTCGGTAGTCTGCGCTGCGAGTGCGGAGAGCAGCTGCACAAGGCTATGGAGATCATCGAGCAGGAGGGCGCAGGCGTCATCGTCTACCTCAACCAAGAGGGGCGTGGCATCGGGCTGATGGACAAGATCAAGGCATACAAGCTCCAAGACGAGGGACTTGACACGGTCGATGCTAACCTGCATCTCGGGCATAAGGTGGATGAGCGTGACTACGGTGTCGGTGCTCAGATACTCCGTGCTATTGGTGTGACCGAGATGCGCCTGATGACCAATAATCCAGTCAAGCGCGTCGGCCTCGAGGCTTACGGGCTGAAGGTCGTGGAGACTGTGCCTCTAGAGATCGAGCCCAATCAGTACAATGCCCACTACCTGCATACCAAGAAGGTGCGTATGGGACATGACCTGCACAACGTCAAGTAA
- a CDS encoding leucine-rich repeat domain-containing protein, translating into MKAKLPLLLSLMTLLGLMSNPLKAQSNELPVVTIYTNWKSDQEGAIHLSLSGSEKDFETTYIDAGYGKKKPTEVDQDGAIPAKGNVIKIYGHFEGISTPTDITKKIEVTPNDFIKEVNISLTPLEEQPDLSKCQALTRLTMMACELKSIDFDKIPSTITTLQVLVNDLSEIVLPSMPNLNELSAGSCPNMSKVDVSRAPNLTRLDIGGLPMLTTLDLSKNPNLIYLAAYDCALPKIDLSNCNNLENISLSGNKLSQLKLGNTEDLEILELANNKLTGIDLTKMPKLKSLSLRANTQISSIDLSNNPDLMIFTADSTAIKEIKVNHLKSLETLDLGATQLTKLDISGMSALQNVSIECCYSVTEINFANAPLLTNILIDGNKLSFDQTAQMAKDLPEADIQMGPFIGVYAQGDPKEGNLMHEEAVELCRSKNYAVMQKDSEGEVYDYNGIPASIDPITTPKLSYRDAGAQIVIDLSTINKRVSAAHLYNMSGELIRSYELSSGSLEIDKKELQQGAHYLIHIEGIGSLVLHL; encoded by the coding sequence ATGAAAGCAAAACTACCTTTATTACTAAGCCTCATGACCTTGCTCGGCTTAATGAGCAACCCTCTAAAGGCTCAAAGCAATGAGCTACCCGTAGTCACGATCTACACCAACTGGAAGAGTGACCAAGAGGGGGCTATCCACCTATCTCTCTCTGGCTCTGAAAAAGACTTTGAGACTACTTACATTGATGCTGGCTATGGCAAGAAGAAGCCTACAGAGGTAGATCAAGATGGTGCCATACCTGCAAAGGGCAACGTCATCAAGATCTATGGCCACTTTGAGGGTATCAGCACACCCACCGACATTACCAAAAAGATCGAAGTCACTCCAAACGACTTTATCAAGGAGGTCAACATCTCTCTGACGCCCCTCGAGGAGCAACCCGACCTGAGTAAGTGCCAAGCTCTCACACGACTCACGATGATGGCGTGTGAGCTCAAGAGCATCGACTTTGACAAAATCCCTAGCACTATTACGACCCTCCAAGTCCTCGTCAACGACCTCTCTGAGATAGTCCTACCTAGTATGCCTAACCTTAATGAGCTGAGTGCTGGATCTTGTCCTAACATGAGCAAGGTTGACGTCTCCAGAGCACCTAATCTGACTAGACTAGACATAGGGGGCTTGCCCATGCTCACAACCTTGGATCTATCTAAGAATCCTAACCTAATCTACCTCGCAGCATACGACTGCGCACTGCCAAAGATCGACCTCTCTAACTGCAATAATCTAGAAAACATATCGCTCTCGGGCAATAAGCTTTCGCAGCTCAAACTGGGGAATACTGAAGACCTAGAGATCCTTGAATTGGCCAACAACAAGCTCACAGGGATCGATCTGACGAAGATGCCAAAGCTGAAGTCGCTCAGCCTACGTGCGAACACGCAAATCAGCTCTATCGATCTATCAAACAACCCCGACCTAATGATCTTTACAGCAGATAGTACAGCGATCAAAGAGATCAAGGTCAACCACCTGAAAAGCCTTGAGACGCTCGACCTCGGTGCTACGCAGCTGACCAAACTCGATATATCGGGTATGTCTGCACTCCAAAACGTATCCATAGAGTGCTGCTACTCAGTTACCGAGATCAACTTTGCAAACGCACCTCTACTGACCAACATACTAATTGACGGAAACAAACTATCCTTCGATCAAACGGCACAGATGGCCAAAGACTTGCCAGAGGCTGATATACAGATGGGACCTTTCATTGGTGTCTATGCACAAGGAGACCCCAAGGAGGGCAACCTCATGCACGAAGAGGCTGTCGAGCTGTGCCGTAGTAAAAACTATGCGGTAATGCAGAAAGACAGTGAGGGCGAAGTGTATGACTATAACGGTATCCCGGCATCTATTGATCCGATCACAACACCCAAGCTGAGCTATCGTGATGCGGGAGCGCAGATCGTAATAGATCTAAGTACTATAAATAAGAGAGTCTCTGCCGCACACCTCTATAATATGAGTGGTGAACTCATCAGGAGCTACGAGCTCTCTAGCGGATCCCTCGAGATAGACAAGAAGGAGCTACAACAAGGGGCTCACTACTTGATCCACATAGAGGGGATAGGGTCACTCGTACTGCACCTCTAA